A single region of the Halopiger xanaduensis SH-6 genome encodes:
- a CDS encoding tyrosine-type recombinase/integrase, which translates to MDELEPIGPDEALQLYLDHRRREVSESTLRSHRSRLGHFIRWCNEEKSIDNLNELTGRNLHEFRLWRTNMNGGIAPVTEKTQMDTLRVFIRFLETIDAVRRDLSEKVMSPDLEGKENVRDVMLNREHAEAILDHLSKYEYASRAHIVLALQWHTMLRRGAVRAADLQDYHSEDQCLEIRHRPETGTPLKNQEEGERMVALSAPICDLLDDWIDSQRPEVVDEYGRDPLVSTKQGRIHPVTVTSITYARTRPCDIDAPCPLNRDPDECEAGSYQGASKCPESVSSHAVRRGAITYHLQSDVPTEVVAERANVGANVLEKHYDQRSEKTKMEQRRKFLRNL; encoded by the coding sequence ATGGACGAACTCGAACCCATCGGACCAGACGAGGCCCTGCAACTGTACCTCGACCACCGGCGACGCGAAGTATCTGAATCGACCTTGCGGTCGCACCGGTCTCGCCTCGGTCACTTCATCCGATGGTGTAATGAAGAGAAAAGTATCGACAACCTGAACGAACTTACTGGGCGCAATCTCCACGAGTTCCGACTCTGGAGGACCAACATGAACGGCGGCATTGCTCCGGTCACTGAAAAGACCCAGATGGACACGCTACGCGTGTTCATCCGGTTCCTCGAAACCATCGATGCAGTACGTAGGGACCTCAGCGAGAAGGTGATGTCCCCCGACCTCGAAGGCAAGGAAAATGTCCGAGATGTGATGCTCAACCGGGAACATGCCGAGGCAATTCTCGACCACTTATCTAAATACGAGTACGCTTCTAGGGCCCACATAGTACTCGCGCTGCAATGGCATACGATGCTGCGACGCGGAGCTGTGCGAGCCGCGGACCTGCAAGACTACCACTCTGAGGACCAGTGTCTGGAGATACGTCACCGGCCCGAGACGGGGACGCCGTTGAAAAACCAAGAAGAGGGAGAGCGAATGGTCGCGCTCTCAGCCCCTATCTGCGACCTACTCGACGACTGGATAGACTCGCAGCGGCCCGAGGTAGTGGACGAATATGGAAGGGACCCACTCGTGTCGACGAAACAAGGCCGCATCCACCCGGTGACAGTCACTTCTATAACCTATGCGCGGACCCGTCCGTGTGACATTGACGCACCCTGCCCGTTGAACCGTGACCCAGACGAGTGCGAAGCCGGGTCCTACCAAGGGGCGTCTAAGTGCCCGGAATCCGTCTCGTCTCACGCAGTTCGCCGCGGTGCAATTACTTACCACCTGCAGTCGGACGTGCCGACAGAAGTTGTCGCTGAACGGGCGAACGTAGGAGCCAACGTACTTGAGAAGCATTACGACCAGCGGAGCGAGAAGACGAAGATGGAGCAGCGCCGGAAGTTCTTGCGGAACCTCTAA
- a CDS encoding universal stress protein, protein MYDSVLVATDGSDTATAAVDHAITLARQFDIPLYGIVVLESRTEYDNAIVDPEEADRRRRQRAESVLADLEAAAEGLALETTIRTGVPHEEILTYAAEQDADVIVIGSRGRSSFKGALLGSTVDAVVRQAERPVLVVDK, encoded by the coding sequence ATGTACGATTCGGTCCTCGTCGCAACCGACGGGAGCGATACCGCCACGGCGGCCGTCGACCACGCGATCACGCTCGCCCGCCAGTTCGACATCCCTCTCTACGGGATCGTCGTGCTCGAGAGTCGAACCGAGTACGACAACGCGATCGTCGATCCCGAGGAGGCTGACCGACGGCGACGGCAGCGCGCCGAGTCGGTGCTCGCCGACCTCGAGGCTGCAGCCGAAGGATTGGCGCTCGAGACGACGATCCGCACCGGCGTACCCCACGAGGAGATTCTGACCTACGCTGCGGAGCAGGACGCCGATGTGATCGTCATCGGCTCTCGAGGACGCTCGTCGTTCAAGGGGGCGCTGCTCGGGAGTACGGTCGACGCCGTCGTTCGGCAAGCGGAGCGGCCAGTGCTCGTCGTGGATAAGTAG
- a CDS encoding tyrosine-type recombinase/integrase: MSEEEQPSPTDLAKLVSDSVEDLLHDAGVVPNLEPMTPREAVNEYFKVRDLKPKTKNKHESSLGFFVDWGENVAGISEMNFLSGSDLKDYRVWRREESSEQVDELSPKTEETEQKIVRKFIKVCGTFDAVRPGLHEHVLIPDLDDEDEVRNTVLDSETVKQILEHLRKYEYATREHVIWELFASAGPRLGGIRSLDVDDYERGDSGPYLKLRHRPDTETTLKNGKDGERNVFISESLAEVLDDYIKDQREDSEDKFGREPLLSSKQGRLAESTIRNYVYAWTRPCVLGRGCPYGKDPDECKAAQRNNWASQCPGSLSPHPIRKGYITQELNSGVLMEHLSDRCDVSEKILEKHYDKRTEAEKMATRKEAMQALTRLEPGYGEK; encoded by the coding sequence ATGAGCGAAGAAGAACAACCCTCCCCCACGGACCTCGCCAAGTTGGTCTCCGATAGTGTAGAGGACCTCCTCCACGATGCGGGGGTCGTCCCCAACCTAGAACCGATGACGCCCCGAGAAGCGGTCAATGAGTACTTCAAAGTGCGCGACTTGAAGCCGAAAACGAAGAACAAGCACGAGTCAAGCCTCGGGTTCTTCGTCGACTGGGGTGAGAACGTGGCCGGTATCAGCGAGATGAATTTCCTCTCCGGGAGCGACCTCAAAGATTACCGCGTATGGCGACGGGAAGAGTCGTCAGAACAAGTTGACGAACTGAGTCCCAAAACAGAGGAGACGGAGCAAAAAATCGTCCGTAAGTTCATCAAAGTATGCGGGACATTCGATGCTGTCCGCCCCGGATTGCACGAGCACGTACTCATCCCCGACCTAGACGATGAGGATGAGGTCCGCAATACGGTCCTCGATTCTGAAACTGTCAAACAAATCCTCGAACATCTCCGCAAGTACGAGTACGCCACCCGAGAGCACGTTATATGGGAGCTGTTCGCGTCTGCAGGGCCGCGACTCGGAGGCATCCGCTCGCTGGACGTGGACGACTACGAGCGCGGAGACTCAGGACCGTACCTCAAACTCCGCCACCGGCCTGATACGGAAACTACCCTCAAAAACGGCAAGGATGGAGAGCGCAACGTCTTCATCTCCGAGTCTTTGGCGGAGGTGTTAGACGACTACATCAAAGACCAGCGCGAAGACAGCGAGGACAAGTTCGGACGTGAACCCCTGCTATCGAGCAAACAGGGCCGCCTCGCCGAGAGTACCATCCGAAACTACGTCTATGCTTGGACGCGGCCGTGCGTCCTTGGCAGAGGCTGTCCGTACGGAAAGGACCCAGACGAGTGTAAGGCAGCGCAGCGGAACAACTGGGCGTCACAGTGCCCGGGGAGCCTCTCGCCTCATCCTATCCGCAAGGGCTACATCACGCAAGAGCTCAACTCGGGAGTTCTGATGGAACACCTTAGCGACCGGTGCGACGTATCGGAGAAAATCTTGGAAAAACACTACGACAAGCGAACCGAGGCCGAGAAGATGGCCACCCGGAAGGAGGCCATGCAGGCTCTGACTCGGTTGGAACCAGGATACGGTGAGAAGTAG